One genomic region from Quercus robur chromosome 4, dhQueRobu3.1, whole genome shotgun sequence encodes:
- the LOC126722406 gene encoding uncharacterized protein LOC126722406: MGRVFIRRQNPSRQFVSEDDLNAVLSQTHFEVASSLKVKHGAKVMKQPYNYWLKVPGNVGWDRKGSPKSNLHNAVIQMEKNKYYTGVEGSVTVYDPQVKEGQTYAQIYVFNGDDLDYYNLITTGWMVSPDIYHDGSPHFFAVFTNDNFEQAGCLNNMCPGFVQTHKSVYLGATITNVSVPNGPQFQTTISLQRDSNYNWWISIEGFVVGYYPKEIVFNLNQPQGLGWGGVAVGNPNGNSAPPMGSGEFSDGSNACEFSNIQYRNQENTTLAPQSPHYKIITDNPKCYDLKYDGYKNPEFGFTFKFGGPGGTCSN, encoded by the exons ATGGGTCGAGTATTCATCCGaagacaaaatccttctcggcaatttGTGTCTGAGGACGACCTGAACGCCGTATTGTCACAAACACACTTCGAAGTTGCATCATCACTAAAGGTGAAACATGGggccaagg tgatgaagcagccttacaactactgGTTGAAGGTTCCAGGAaatgttggatgggacaggaagggatcTCCCAAATCCAACCTACAC AATGCAGTAATCCAAAtggaaaagaataaatattacacGGGAGTAGAAGGAAGCGTCACTGTATATGATCCTCAAGTTAAGGAGGGACAAACCTACGCCCAAATTTATGTATTCAATGGTGATGATCTcgattattataatttaatcaCGACGGGATGGATG GTCAGTCCAGATATATACCATGATGGGTCTCCTCATTTTTTTGCAGTTTTCACG AATGATAATTTCGAGCAAGCAGGTTGCCTTAATAATATGTGCCCAGGATTTGTGCAAACACACAAAAGCGTATATCTCGGGGCAACTATTACTAATGTATCTGTACCAAATGGACCTCAATTTCAAACTACAATCTCTCTCCAACGG GACTCAAATTACAACTGGTGGATATCAATTGAAGGTTTTGTTGTGGGATATTATccaaaagaaattgtttttaatttgaatcaacCTCAAGGCCTTGGATGGGGAGGGGTTGCTGTTGGTAACCCAAATGGAAATAGTGCCCCACCCATGGGTTCTGGAGAATTTTCAGATGGTAGTAATGCATGTGAATTTTCAAATATCCAGTATAGAAATCAAGAAAACACAACTCTTGCACCTCAATCACCCCATTACAAAATCATCACTGACAACCCCAAGTGCTATGACTTGAAATATGATGGATATAAAAATCCAGAGTTCGGATTCACCTTTAAATTTGGGGGGCCTGGTGGAACATgttctaattaa